A genomic segment from Micromonospora echinaurantiaca encodes:
- a CDS encoding energy-coupling factor transporter transmembrane component T family protein, producing the protein MITLEPVAAPDAPLARRNPVAKLAAALVFSFIMIATLDPVAPAIAVAVELAVLPLFGVRFRVLARRAWPLLLGAVGILVTLVLFAAERSGRVLVEAGPVVVTSGVLLTALGLVLRMFAVALPGVIVFATTDPTDLADALIQNAKAPARFAIGALAAFRLVPLLGQEWQMISLARRARGVDAGRNPLAKLRLFVSTAFALLVGAIRRGTRLAVAMDARGFDAGTPRTVARRQRFGAADGLLIAGAAAVAGAALTVSVLLGTFRPLIG; encoded by the coding sequence GTGATCACGCTGGAGCCGGTCGCCGCGCCGGACGCCCCGCTGGCCCGGCGCAACCCGGTGGCCAAGCTGGCCGCGGCCCTGGTCTTCTCGTTCATCATGATCGCCACCCTGGACCCGGTGGCGCCGGCCATCGCGGTCGCCGTCGAACTGGCCGTGCTGCCGCTGTTCGGGGTCCGGTTCCGGGTGCTGGCCCGGCGGGCCTGGCCACTGCTGCTGGGCGCGGTCGGAATCCTGGTCACCCTGGTGCTCTTCGCCGCCGAGCGGTCCGGCCGGGTGCTGGTCGAGGCCGGCCCGGTGGTGGTCACCTCCGGGGTGCTGCTCACCGCGCTCGGCCTGGTGCTGCGGATGTTCGCGGTGGCGCTGCCGGGTGTGATCGTCTTCGCCACCACCGACCCGACCGACCTGGCCGACGCGCTGATCCAGAACGCGAAGGCGCCGGCCCGGTTCGCCATCGGAGCGCTGGCCGCGTTCCGGCTGGTGCCGCTGCTCGGTCAGGAGTGGCAGATGATCAGCCTGGCCCGCCGGGCCCGCGGGGTCGACGCCGGTCGGAACCCGCTGGCCAAGCTGCGGCTCTTCGTCTCGACCGCGTTCGCGCTGCTGGTCGGGGCGATCCGGCGGGGCACCCGGCTGGCGGTGGCGATGGACGCCCGGGGCTTCGACGCGGGCACCCCCCGCACGGTCGCCCGCCGGCAGCGGTTCGGCGCCGCCGACGGCCTGCTGATCGCCGGGGCGGCGGCGGTGGCCGGCGCGGCCCTGACGGTCAGCGTGCTGCTCGGCACGTTCCGCCCGCTGATCGGCTGA